From the Cydia pomonella isolate Wapato2018A chromosome 11, ilCydPomo1, whole genome shotgun sequence genome, one window contains:
- the LOC133523132 gene encoding uncharacterized protein LOC133523132: protein MSDKESSHSDMDHEQTKQTPPNFAQKRGKKRLRNSPGTELDKFKEEMRQMMTDLKVTQEKELKKINPNLLEIKTSNAKIESSISFLTAQNEELKKKIDNLEQDRRADKEYINLLEEKIEDMSREARKKNLEIKNVPKLEKETRGDLINMVTKLSQNIGYTIAPTDISDIYRVRSRQSDKPNSPIIVEMVSAIQKTDFLSKCKEHNTVNKTNKLCAKHLGHSSLDTPIYVTEHLTAKAARLRFLARDLARSKSYEFCWTSMGKVFVRKSKTSSIILITNESQIQRLFQES, encoded by the coding sequence ATGTCGGATAAAGAAAGTTCGCACTCGGACATGGATCATGAACAAACCAAGCAGACACCGCCAAACTTCGCTCAAAAGCGTGGGAAAAAAAGATTAAGAAACAGTCCTGGGACAGAGCTGGATAAATTTAAGGAAGAAATGAGACAGATGATGACAGATCTCAAGGTTACACAGGAAAAAGAGCTCAAAAAAATTAACCCGAATTTGCTCGAAATAAAAACGTCAAATGCAAAGATTGAAAGCTCTATTAGTTTTCTAACAGCACAAAACGAAgagttaaagaaaaaaattgacaacCTTGAGCAGGACAGGCGGGCGGACAAGGAGTACATAAATCTACTCGAAGAGAAAATTGAAGATATGTCGCGCGAAGCCCGTAAGAAGAACCTAGAAATTAAAAATGTCCCTAAATTGGAAAAGGAGACGCGGGGAGACTTGATTAATATGGTAACTAAGCTGTCCCAAAATATAGGCTACACAATAGCACCTACTGACATCTCAGACATATATAGAGTTCGCAGCCGACAAAGTGATAAACCGAATTCGCCCATCATAGTGGAAATGGTCTCAGCCATCCAAAAAACTGACTTTTTATCAAAGTGCAAAGAGCACAACACAGTGAACAAAACTAACAAACTATGTGCTAAACACCTAGGCCATAGTTCACTTGATACCCCTATTTACGTTACGGAACACCTGACAGCAAAAGCAGCACGTCTTCGATTTCTGGCACGTGACTTAGCTCGATCGAAAAGCTACGAGTTCTGCTGGACAAGTATGGGCAAAGTCTTTGTTCGAAAAAGCAAAACATCGTCTATAATTCTTATAACAAACGAGTCGCAGATACAGAGACTATTTCAAGAATCCTGA